In Maylandia zebra isolate NMK-2024a linkage group LG12, Mzebra_GT3a, whole genome shotgun sequence, a single genomic region encodes these proteins:
- the LOC105940772 gene encoding uncharacterized protein LOC105940772 gives MARRSLRLQESGYYREDGAPNISYKETSYKVFRRRKHRRRGPFMNPRIQQNKTRLLKHIITFLMLPLLTFGIVSCTISINSKKEAETADTQPIFESQGAMIQSGVSSWTENSVRKCMQWVDPSRASRRVIQEYLPGPPGNCWPLQDNSCKLSCTEMSGEE, from the exons ATGGCACGAAGAAGCCTCCGCCTGCAGGAGTCAGGCTATTATAGGGAAGACGGAGCTCCAAATATTTCATATAAAGAGACCTCATACAA GGTCTTCCGTCGGAGAAAACATAGGAGACGAGGTCCCTTTATGAACCCTCGCATACAGCAAA ACAAAACAAGACTTTTAAAGCACATCATCACTTTCTTGATGCTGCCCCTTCTGACTTTTG GAATTGTGAGCTGCACAATTTCCATAAACAGCAAGAAAGAAGCAGAAACAGCAGACACTCAGCCAATTTTTGAATCTCAAG GAGCCATGATCCAAAGCGGGGTTTCCTCATGGACAGAGAACTCTGTGCGCAAATGTATGCAGTGGGTGGACCCCTCCAGGGCCAGTAGAAGAGTAATCCAA GAATATTTACCTGGGCCTCCAGGGAACTGCTGGCCCCTGCAGGACAATTCCTGTAAattgtcctgcacagagatgagtGGGGAGGAGTAA
- the si:ch211-110p13.9 gene encoding uncharacterized protein si:ch211-110p13.9 codes for MSGCSVIPLTLPQRDGGARRIRFIHLVGLTSFRLTESTKQGSTIPLYLGADLLSKTDVRTENHPRHHAKFAKKGLATKITFSSAFRFHGLKVPSANNSLWFYSIQGLFRVAFELYSKQDQLAVLENFQDVWKAQISDSPLEVSYSLSVQLDPSGSLSQRDSQSKGVISQPPYFQADKDVVDVSSMDTADTSADHDYCSLPKQSLQSEQREVVISTVRQKLHRLDEQFSSGPRSCSEQLETVLLLLENIDRYINGRLEEKDATEIVLALLKAKDWGPVYSSSLLTCIGRWLGQQFHAANSSISQKVEGFKLQHIERISDLPPAEELATELFPEAMRTLLLHWMGLSEDFSLEKRRSEYPILLLILEFANHNLITGVAHVLYSSLICR; via the exons ATGTCAGGTTGCTCGGTTATCCCTCTGACGTTACCGCAGCGGGACGGGGGCGCGAGGAGGATTCGTTTCATTCACCTGGTGGGTCTGACATCGTTCAGACTGACAGAGAGCACCAAACAG GGTTCAACGATTCCGCTCTATTTGGGAGCCGATCTCCTCTCAAAGACTGATGTGCGTACAGAAAACCATCCAAGACACCATGCCAAGTTTGCCAAGAAAGGCCTTGCaacaaaaataactttttccTCAG CTTTCAGGTTTCACGGCTTGAAGGTACCCTCTGCAAATAACAGCCTGTGGTTCTACAGCATTCAGGGACTTTTTCGAGTAGCCTTTGAGTTGTACAGTAAGCAAGATCAGCTTGCTGTGCTGGAGAATTTCCAG GATGTCTGGAAAGCACAGATCAGTGACAGCCCTCTGGAAGTGAGTTACAGCCTCAGCGTGCAGCTGGACCCTTCAGGGTCGCTCAGCCAGCGTGACTCACAATCAAAGGGTGTAATATCACAGCCTCCTTATTTCCAGGCTGACAAGGACGTGGTAGATGTTAGTAGCATGGACACTGCTGACACATCAGCAGATCATGATTATTGTTCTCTTCCCAAGCAGAGCTTACAATCTGAGCAAAGAGAAGTAGTAATATCCACAGTGAGACAAAAATTGCACCGCTTGGATGAACAGTTCTCCTCGGGGCCTCGAAGCTGCTCAGAGCAGCTGGAGACGGTCTTGCTGCTTTTGGAGAACATTGATCGCTACATAAATGGGAGACTTGAAGAAAAAGATGCGACGGAGATTGTGCTGGCTCTGCTAAAGGCCAAAGACTGGGGCCCAGTGTATTCAAGCAGCCTGCTCACTTGTATAGGACGTTGGCTTGGCCAGCAGTTTCATGCAGCCAACAGCAGCATCAGCCAGAAGGTGGAGGGCTTTAAACTTCAGCACATTGAGCGCATCAGCGACCTGCCACCTGCTGAGGAACTAGCCACAGAGCTGTTCCCTGAAGCGATGCGGACGCTGCTGCTTCACTGGATGGGCTTAAGTGAGGACTTCAGCCTTGAAAAGAGACGCAGCGAATACCCAATCCTGCTCCTCATCCTCGAGTTTGCCAACCACAACCTCATCACTGGCGTAGCTCATGTGTTGTACTCCAGTCTTATATGCAGGTAA
- the LOC101480350 gene encoding SUN domain-containing protein 3-like, with product MIQSGVSSWTENSVRKCMQWVDPSRASRRVIQEYLPVPPGNCWPLAGQSVIISVFHPVSITALTLGHLRKHQSPDGTKKSAPRVFSAYGMLTIGAEGTFLGTFLYDSQGREFQTFNLPYTNNSIFRYVKLRIEWNSGDQDFPCLYNFRVHGKLFT from the exons ATGATCCAAAGCGGGGTTTCCTCATGGACAGAGAACTCTGTGCGCAAATGTATGCAGTGGGTGGACCCCTCCAGGGCCAGTAGAAGAGTAATCCAA GAATATTTGCCTGTGCCTCCAGGGAACTGCTGGCCCCTGGCAGGTCAGAGTGTAATCATCTCAGTGTTCCACCCAGTCTCCATCACTGCCCTGACACTGGGACATCTCCGAAAACACCAGTCGCCCGATGGAACCAAAAAAAGCGCCCCAAGAGTGTTTTCTGCCTAT GGAATGTTGACCATAGGGGCAGAAGGGACCTTTTTGGGAACTTTCCTATATGACAGCCAAGGAAGAGAATTTCAGACCTTCAACCTACCA TATACGAACAACAGCATCTTCAGATATGTGAAGCTTAGGATTGAGTGGAACTCTGGAGATCAAGACTTCCCCTGCCTGTATAATTTTAGGGTCCATGGCAAACTCTTTACCTAA